A single Anopheles arabiensis isolate DONGOLA chromosome 2, AaraD3, whole genome shotgun sequence DNA region contains:
- the LOC120898143 gene encoding putative gustatory receptor 28a: MIRDSGYAANTTMARKGVLTIGERFCIRLLMVGGVLPFQYVVSTNRFVQSTFHYRGCIVGTVLYAMLGPWLYWISVTRILHPDSQLNQYMIVVQFVCMYVVILTSRLKTLSNRERLCQLLNALLVLREQVLQGSTKATTFQQGLARSLLTKLIVFDLGMMVLSASFFRTFIELKQSVIYSILGVCNLLQVSSMNVAVNLLMFVLYSGINIYARINAHCNDLVYGSKAPNEIVRLYLMHTEASLVVQSIVELISIPILLLSAWYFFIIVFSIFYTYTSLVQDLEAGSTDALRNIINPLAFFISEVGQVYFMVSSSATFSRHARQIIPCLSMYTGRITDVPGDRAIELLTIEYLNRDYAIRIKGLFTIDNTMLFGIVASTTSYMIILVQYYLQE, from the exons ATGATTCGCGATTCCGGATACGCTGCGAACACAACCATGGCGCGGAAAGGTGTGCTGACCATTGGGGAACGGTTTTGTATCCGGTTGCTGATGGTGGGCGGAGTGTTGCCGTTTCAGTACGTCGTTTCGACGAATCGCTTTGTACAGAGCACTTTCCACTACAGGGGCTGCATTGTGGGAACAGTGCTGTACGCCATGCTGGGACCGTGGTTGTATTGGATCTCAGTAACGAGAATATTGCATCCCGATTCACAGCTCAACCAATACATGATTGTGGTGCAGTTTGTCTGCATGTACGTCGTAATACTAACGTCACGGTTGAAAACACTATCGAACCGTGAAAGACTGTGCCAGCTGCTAAAcgcgctgctggtgctgcgaGAGCAGGTACTGCAAGGATCCACGAAGGCTACTACCTTTCAGCAGGGTTTGGCACGAAGCCTGCTCACGAAACTGATCGTATTCGATCTCGGCATGATGGTGCTAAGTGCATCGTTCTTTCGCACATTTATAGAGCTGAAACAATCGGTGATTTATTCGATTTTAGGAGTTTGCAATCTGCTGCAAGTCAGCAGCATGAACGTTGCCGTTAATTTGCTTATGTTTGTGCTGTACAGTGGCATTAACATCTACGCACGAATCAATGCACACTGTAACGATCTAGTGTACGGTTCGAAGGCTCCGAATGAGATCGTTCGGCTGTATCTGATGCACACGGAGGCGTCGCTCGTTGTGCAGAGTATCGTCGAGCTCATCAGCATACCGATACTGCTGTTAAGCGCGTGGTACTTTTTCATCATCGTATTCTCG ATTTTCTACACCTACACCAGCCTTGTGCAGGATCTGGAAGCTGGCTCGACGGATGCACTGCGCAATATAATCAACCCACTGGCGTTCTTTATAAGTGAAGTGGGACAGGTGTACTTTATGGTGTCGAGCTCGGCTACGTTTAGTCGGCATGCGCGTCAAATCATACCGTGTCTCAGCATGTACACTGGCCGAATTACGGATGTACCGGGCGATCGTGCG ATCGAGCTACTGACGATCGAGTACTTAAACCGAGACTATGCAATACGCATCAAAGGACTGTTTACCATCGACAACACGATGCTGTTTGGT ATCGTTGCTAGTACTACCAGCTACATGATTATTTTAGTACAATACTACCTGCAGGAATGA
- the LOC120896294 gene encoding gustatory and pheromone receptor 32a-like has product MQVRRWLIVLQSVVLKFLFAILPLSFDRHRERFRNRTKDVILSTVLLVLYAIVGPIVCVELYVMNISGENQITNALSAFQFAFVYFFILIVQIIFIRKKACLHVLLNEMFQLKHVLERMVARSMLEFRLYTLFLVKVTAVDILMQLLALYTFEDSTYTGRVDSVGLASWLTFYAMMYFIAVIENFILVGVLIGAVMQGMVNIGLKQLARSRQGSAAGRQPSVLQLYMLHCKNEDMVKQFMETLNFPTLMLTGWYFFMIVYSVYYMYVYALEASFRGVRADEFKAYINPLVFFLYQCVQLYLLVLIPSVYTDHAKKMMRLLNYVSVNQYHHRPGQERLIEVLMVDCMQRNNAISNYGMYAMNRALLFGMIATMTSYLIILIQFHIQAYE; this is encoded by the exons ATGCAGGTCCGACGCTGGTTGATCGTTCTGCAGAGCGTTGTGCTGAAGTTTCTGTTCGCCATTTTGCCGCTCAGTTTCGACCGTCATCGTGAACGGTTTCGAAATCGAACGAAAGATGTGATCCTATCcaccgtgctgctggtgctgtatGCCATCGTCGGACCGATCGTCTGTGTCGAGCTGTACGTAATGAACATAAGCGGGGAAAACCAAATAACAAACGCGCTAAGCGCATTCCAGTTCGCTTTCGTGTATTTCTTCATACTGATTGTGCAAATAATATTCATCAGAAAGAAAGCATGTCTGCACGTGCTGctgaatgaaatgtttcagcTGAAGCACGTGCTGGAGCGTATGGTCGCCCGCTCGATGCTGGAGTTTAGGCTGTACACGTTGTTTTTGGTTAAAGTTACGGCCGTGGACATCCTGATGCAGCTGCTGGCGTTGTACACGTTCGAGGACAGCACGTACACGGGGCGGGTGGACAGCGTGGGGCTCGCGAGTTGGCTAACGTTTTACGCCATGATGTACTTTATTGCGGTGATCGAGAACTTCATCCTAGTTGGGGTGCTGATCGGCGCCGTGATGCAGGGAATGGTGAACATCGGCCTGAAACAATTAGCCCGTTCACGGCAAGGATCGGCGGCCGGCCGGCAGCCATCGGTGCTGCAACTGTACATGCTGCACTGCAAAAACGAGGACATGGTGAAGCAATTTATGGAAACGCTCAACTTTCCCACCCTGATGCTTACTGGGTGGTACTTTTTCATGATCGTCTACTCG GTCTACTACATGTACGTGTACGCCTTGGAAGCCTCCTTCCGCGGCGTGAGAGCGGACGAGTTTAAAGCATACATCAACCCGTTAGTTTTCTTCCTGTACCAGTGCGTACAGCTGTATCTGCTCGTGTTGATTCCTTCGGTGTATACGGATCATGCAAAGAAAATGATGCGCCTATTAAACTACGTCAGCGTCAACCAGTACCATCATCGACCGGGTCAGGAGCGTCTG ATCGAGGTGCTAATGGTGGACTGTATGCAGCGGAATAATGCAATCAGCAACTACGGAATGTATGCCATGAATCGGGCCCTTCTATTCGGG ATGATAGCAACGATGACAAGCTACTTGATCATCCTCATTCAGTTTCACATTCAGGCGTATGAATAA
- the LOC120898134 gene encoding uncharacterized protein LOC120898134: protein MDYTHKSCVPSRDATLSVTMNVSKWSERLERYVWSFLLACGTFPLRFDAVGPGRFFASRKRALYCIGITVVYAILSPVLMYLVYEHERKSNVYLVSMLNAAQLSFIYLFMIVVNVRMLSKAQGLASTLNALFAIRNTILQQWNCRVLSREYGKLLLCKVLAIDMALLLFSLIMYYVTQDEVPTGAEVVVGVTFSVFRYVFTALVNLYLVGLMIVSFIQGSINCKLTSLVDRSGEEKPSTIREVYMVHCENAQLEKQFMAIMDLPVLLLNGWYFYMIVVSVYYMYTSTMLEVRRGFGVEDVTKYFNSVTFFLYLAVQLYYMMSIPSQYTERSKKMLSILGAINHRSRGRRMERMLDLITLDYMQRDYDVRNYGLYDINRALLFGTIATVTSYVIILVQFHMQQYG from the exons ATGGACTATACCCACAAATCGTGTGTCCCATCGCGGGATGCCACATTGAGTGTTACAATGAACGTGAGCAAGTGGTCCGAACGGTTGGAAAGGTATGTGTGGTCCTTTCTACTAGCATGCGGTACATTTCCATTGCGATTTGATGCCGTCGGACCGGGACGATTCTTCGCCAGCCGCAAACGTGCGCTGTACTGCATCGGAATAACCGTGGTGTATGCCATCCTTAGTCCTGTCCTAATGTATCTCGTTTACGAGCACGAACGGAAGTCAAACGTTTACCTGGTGAGCATGCTGAACGCGGCGCAGCTAAGCTTTATCTATCTGTTCATGATCGTGGTCAATGTGAGGATGTTAAGCAAAGCGCAGGGTCTCGCCTCAACGCTGAATGCATTGTTCGCGATACGCAATACCATCCTGCAGCAGTGGAACTGTCGTGTCTTGAGCCGGGAGTACGGCAAACTGCTTCTTTGCAAAGTTCTTGCGATCGATATGGCACTGTTGCTCTTTTCGCTGATCATGTACTACGTTACGCAGGATGAAGTTCCCACCGGAGCGGAAGTGGTGGTGGGTGTAACCTTTTCCGTGTTTCGGTACGTTTTCACGGCGCTGGTAAACCTATACTTGGTGGGGCTGATGATCGTGAGCTTCATTCAAGGATCGATCAACTGTAAGCTGACGAGCTTGGTCGATCGGTCGGGGGAAGAAAAGCCATCAACGATACGCGAGGTGTACATGGTGCACTGTGAAAACGCACAGCTGGAGAAACAGTTTATGGCGATCATGGATCTGCCGGTGCTGCTTCTCAACGGTTGGTACTTCTACATGATCGTGGTGTCG GTTTATTACATGTACACCTCAACGATGCTGGAAGTGAGGCGCGGGTTTGGTGTAGAGGACGTTACGAAGTACTTCAACTCGGTGACATTTTTCCTCTATCTGGCGGTACAGCTGTACTACATGATGTCGATACCGTCGCAGTATACGGAACGATCGAAGAAAATGCTGTCCATTCTGGGCGCCATAAATCACCGCTCCAGGGGACGTCGAATGGAGCGTATG CTCGACCTTATAACGCTGGACTACATGCAGCGGGACTACGATGTCCGGAACTACGGACTGTATGACATTAATCGAGCTCTACTGTTTGGG ACGATAGCTACCGTGACGAGTTACGTGATCATACTGGTACAGTTCCACATGCAGCAGTATGGGTAG
- the LOC120898202 gene encoding uncharacterized protein LOC120898202, producing MKLFLLSAFFFLASFQAAQALRCMQGTEIVLPSDDSAEKDKDKVPEFTECSILTTGASAASLLVLKPNTATLPSTDYKCYHLRIEESESKKATIVKGCIYKAQNVCDGKFKVDTVREVFCSQCDQDECNSAHRFASNWKILSLTLFTILCLFMK from the exons ATGAAACTGTTCCTGCTGAGCGCCTTCTTCTTCCTGGCCAGCTTCCAGG CTGCTCAAGCCCTGCGTTGTATGCAGGGAACCGAGATCGTCCTGCCCTCGGATGACAGCGCCGAAAAGGACAAAGACAAGGTGCCCGAATTCACCGAATGTTCCATACTTACTACGGGCGCGTCGGCCGCCTCCCTGCTGGTGCTGAAGCCCAACACGGCCACCCTGCCCTCCACCGACTACAAGTGCTATCACCTGCGCATTGAGGAGTCCGAATCGAAGAAGGCGACGATTGTGAAGGGCTGCATCTACAAGGCGCAGAATGTGTGCGACGGCAAGTTCAAGGTGGACACGGTCCGCGAGGTGTTCTGCAGCCAGTGCGACCAGGATGAGTGTAATTCGGCCCACCGGTTCGCTTCCAACTGGAAGATCCTCAGCCTCACCCTCTTCACCATCCTGTGCCTGTTCATGAAGTAA